The Arachis hypogaea cultivar Tifrunner chromosome 14, arahy.Tifrunner.gnm2.J5K5, whole genome shotgun sequence DNA window AAAGCAAAATTACAGAAACAaagcaagggaaataaaaagctGAAAAGAAGAGTCCATCTCAAGGCTTAAGGATGTCAACAATTTTTCCGTCCTCAACAGTCTTAAGAGCACCCACTTGAGAAAGATCGAGGTCAGGAGCCAGCACAGCGACCTGAAGCTTAATCCCTTCCTCAGTCAGCTTCACGGCTTCCTGGGCCCCCTTAGCAAtctctttattcttcttcttcaaagcaGCTGCCTTCTGATGGTTGCCGTCGCCGAGCTCTCAACCAATTTCAGCTTTTCCTCCAAGTCTTTGATTTTCTTCTCGGCAGCAGCGGTCTCGCCACGAGAGGTATTCAGATCTTTCATCAAGGCGATGTCCCGTTCCACCAacctattgatctccttggcatcTTTCTTGGCCTTCTCCTCCTGCTCAAATAACTTCTTCTTTAGAGACTCCTCTCGAGACCTCGAGTCAGTCAAGTCCCTCTGGGAGTCCCGAAGCTTCCCTTCCATACCCAAGACAGACTCCATTTTCTTGGCAATAGCAGCAGCGCGGAGGAGACTACGGTAGATCCACCTTGCTTGACCCGCAAGGTCGGCATCCCGGAAGAACTCCTCAGTGCCAGGAAGCAATTGGAATTCAATAAAACCCCATCATCAAAATTCTTCTCCATGATGCAGAGGGCCTTCCCCGAATCCCGCTTCCTCTTTTTCGGGTTGTCAACAACTTACGGGTCGTCATCACCGGACCCCAAGTCCTCCTCCCCAAAAAGAACCTCCTCCTCCACACCTGGGTTCCCAGCAACATTCTCAGGAGGGACCTTGGCTGCCTCCGCCCGATCAGCCCCCGTGACCTGGCCGCTAGCCTCGCCAGTGACCTCCTCATCTTGGCTCGCTGAAGGGGTTGTCGAAGAGTcttcatcaccatcaccatcttaGATGAGGCTCATCAGCTCAGCAAGGGTAGTCTTCCCACCAGCCATAGAAACTGCAAGGAAAAAGGCAAAAGGCAAAAGGCATGAGCagcaataaaagtaaaaaaactaAGCGAAGATACATGAAAAATAAACTTACCAACATAAGACCGACCGGTCTCCCGGTCCCCCATAACCATATGAGGATTAAGGTTCTTTTCGCCAAAAATAGCCAACAAGATGTCAGCGATGTTACGATCCTCTGGGCTCAACCAGTCATAGGATACTTTTATTAAGTAATCAGATCCCGCCCCAAAACTCCAATAGGTTGGGATCCGCCGTTCCCCCTCAGTAGTAAGCCAGAAGGGCTGATGACCTTCAACCGGCCTAACTTTGAAGAAGGTAGACTTAAAACCATGGAAAGAGTCTTCAAAAAGGCCAAAGATTCTGCGGCCTTGTTGAGGCCTAAAGGACATGTATCCTTTTTTTGTCTTCCCCTCCTGAGAAGGGTTCGTAAGAAGAAAGAGGTAAAGGAAAACGCTCACAGAGATCGGGAGCTCTAGATActcacaaaccatctcgaagcATTGGATGGCAGCCCAGCTGTTCGGGTGAAGTTGCGACGGAGCAACATCACAACGGTTCAGCAAGCCCATAACGAAGGGAGAAAAAGGCAAGCGGACTCCCAGGGTTGTAAACATGGGTTGATAAACCCATAACCAATCGACAACCCAAGGAGCTGCCAGGTTCTTTTGGCAAACGTGTTCCCGATCAGCCGGAACATAAACCTGGTATAACGCCTCTTCAGGCCCCCCTCCGCACAAGAGCTTGGCTTGGCGAAGATCCTGAAGGCTCTCCTTTGTGACCTTAGAAGGGGTGTCTCTCACATCGGAAGTAACCCAAGCGTAATGATCAACAAAATCGGCCAGCGGCCGCTGAGTCAGGTTCGGGAGCACGGGGCGTTCAGCCATACCTACAGCGGGGGCACCACTTAGTCAGAACGGGAGGTCGGGAACCCTATCAGTAAGAAAAACAAGCCACAAATCACCCCCTACACTAACCCAGAACCCAAGCAAAAATCTAAGTAAAACCCAGTGGCGCCCCCTCTAAAAGAAGAAGCAACAAGAACAAGGAGAAAACCAGGCATGCATCGAGAAAAAGGCACAAAGAAGAACAACACACAAACcacaaggaaaaagcaaaacaaaaagaaagccgTAGAAATAACGTACCAGGAAAATgcagaaggattgaaggaaggatCCAAAGAAAAAGCactggaagaaggaagaaatttGCACAGTAGCAATAGCAGGGAAGAAAGCAAAAACAACAGCgcacaaaagaataagaaaaagaaaaagagaagaaataagGGATATGGAGAGGTTACAAAGCAAAAATAGGGGAAAGTGTAACCGCCGAGGAAAAgcgccaaaaggcaagggcataTTCACCATTTCACGCGAAATTTTAAATCATGAAATGATGGACATTTAATGCCTGGCGCGGAAGCCAAGAAGGCAGCGTCAGAGACGAGGTAACCACGTGTAAGAAACACGAAACGCCACCAACGAGCTCCCGAGAAGAGGAACACATTCCGTCTCGGCGTAAGGCAAACACGCCTAGCCACGAGTTCCAAACCTCAAGGCTGgtgcgttgggggcactgttacggactAACTCAGTCCAGCTCAACTAGCCGTCGGGTCGGGCCACCGCCCCTGGCCCAGGCCTAAACCAACCCCTACAACAGGGGGATCCGACGGATCGGTTCCTAACACCCGACCCGGACCATACCCGGCCTCCGATCCGTACGGCCCAGGTCACCAGTCGGGTCGGTGTCCTTGGAGCAGCACCCGAAGCCCCGACCCGAAGTCCGAAACGACCTATGTCCCTCGCATGGACTAGGACAGCTAACAAGCTCCTTGGCCAGTGGGCTAGGTCATTAGTGGGCCCGCCCAgcacagtatataaggggagaggtCAGCTCTCCCCCCGAGGTACATCACCTTTCTTATCTAATTCGGCCATCCTTCCGTACGGACTCTGACTTGATCGTTGGAGTGTCCATGCAGGTGGGCACCCCTCCCTTTTTTGTCACATCACCTTCGGCGTCTCCAGCTCACACCTCTGTCTTCACTCCACGTCAGCTCAGGGTCTCACCCGTTCACCTTCTCATCACCACCCGACCCGTCGAGTACCTGAGATCGTTAGGTAACGAACAGTTTCAAAATGGATTTGCACCTAGACTAGGTTTTCAATTTTGCATTCTCATCTCTATCTAACAAATGCTTTTCTTGGGGTGCTTTTTTTTTCCCCAAATCTTTTTTAGGTTAAGTTGGACTTCATTTTATTCTTTTATCTTGAATTTCTtgtataaaaaactaatttttatacaTGATTAGTGTAAAAgagttttacaaaaaaataattgtaCTACTAATGTTTAAATTCACTATTTAAAAAATCATCTAAATATATGAATATGATCTTATAATTATGTAAACTCTTTATATttcaaataattatgtaaaattctaAGCTCTCAAATAGTCAAATTATTTatcagtgtattaaaattaaataaaaaatacctccTATACCAAAAATCCACAATTTTGTCCGTATAGTCTACGTATATAGtatataaagaagaaaaaagcaaaagaaaagaaaagaaaaataacaaaaggtaAGGGTTTATAAGTgtgacaaaaacagaaagaaagaaagaaggtgaATGAGATGAGAATTGAGATGCGTTACTCTATTGCGAAATTCTTTGCATCCAATTAGCAAAGTATTAAGCTAAAACCCCCCTCATTTCTATTCGTCGTTTTAGTAAACAGGAATCAATCGATCCAATATCCCCAACGAAGTAAACGACACTAAATAGCTTCACTCACAACTCACCAAAACGACACCGCCACATAAAGCAGCAGAAGCAGGTAGTTGCAGAGAGCAGAGCAAAATGGGCGATGAAGCTCAGAGAGCTAAGAGAGAGGCGGCGGCGTCCTACGACTACGACGGCGATTCTCGATGGGCCGATTATTGGGCCAACGTCCTCATCCCTCCCAACATGGCCTCCCGCCCTGACGTCATCAACCACTTCAAGCACAAATTCTACCAACGCTACATCGTAATCGCTTTCTTCGTCTTTCTCAAAACGCTTTCTTCTAATTCTGTAAGCTAATCCAAACATGGACTTAACATTTTGGATTTTCAACTCTGTTTTGTGCTTCACAGGATCCCGATCTCGTCGTAGAGCCAATGTCTTCTACCAGTAGTTCGCGTTCTTCTTCAACCACCTCGTCTTCCACTACTTCATCCAACACAGGCGTTCGTTCACGAAGTAATTCAGGTTCAGTTTCTCtccttttgtttttcctttttttttttttagtttttcgtttttgttttttattttttctgtttttgtgtGCATGTTCAGGTAGATCTTCGGGTTCGGGAACATATGCGACGCAAGCTCCTAATGCAGCACCTTTGCGTTGGGATCGCCAAACCGTTCAGTTTTCTGTTAATGCTTGGGTAAACTCTTGTTCCAGTAATAAACatgcttctttctctttttatgcTTCATAGAGTTTTAGCTAAATGATCAGGTTTTAATTTGGTTAATaaattgtgaaattttttattcctATTGAGTATTGACTGAAGTTATGACTTATTAGTTAAGAGAAGGAAAGATGAGGGTGGAGCTTAGAAAGTTTAGTTTAAGGTTTAGTAATATTGTTAAATGACTGAAAATGTTGATTTCAATTTTCTTACAAGTGGATGCCACTGCTGGCTATCTTTGTTTTTCTTAATGTTCAAAATTTTAATGCTGAGACCTTAGATTTTAAACATGAGGACAAGGATCTTTGTTGTATGAGGCATTTGAATTGCAGATTTGCTAAGTTTACTTATGTGCTGATGCTTTTATTTAATATCACGTGTATAGGTTTTTGTTGTGGCTGTCCTTTCACTCATTCCACTGGTGCCAGGACATCTTTCTAATAGGGCTTATCGACTTTCTTTTTTGGGTACCACATGCTCTTCTCTGTTTTCCTTGTACTCATTATATGGGGTAAGTTTGTTGTTATGATTTTAGAGATGATTATTTTGTATTCAGAGTTAATGTTATCTTGGGATTTTGGTCTCTGCTTTTGTTTTAATGTATTGCCTTATTCTATTGCAGAAACCAACAGCATGGAATTTGCAGGGATTGCAAATTTACTTTCAGACAATAATTGCAACAAAAGATTTTATAACCTTCGTCTACTGCCTTTCATTTGTTACTTCACAtctttgcctcaaacgtgagttTCCCTTGATTAATTACCCTGATTAGAATATTCAGTGTTTATTCTGTGTTTATTAATACTTTTCCCTAAATATGTTGCAGTTGCATTGATCCCTATCATTTGTCGGGCATTAGAACATGTTGCAAAGTTCCTTAGACGCAATTTCAGCCGCTCTACCTTGTACAGGTGAATTACTGTTTTAAAGTTTATGttactaattttaaaagaatatattGCTAATAGATGTGCATTGTTGTGGTAAACTTTAACGTAGGGTCTGTTTGGCCAAGTAGCTTATGTAAGTCCGTATGTGAAAGGATCTTATAAACAAGTTATTCTGTGTTTGTATTGATTGCTCAAATGTGATTTTGGAGCAGCTTGATATTTTAGCTTCTCTAGAAGTACTAAAATGACATTTTAGAAAGTAATTAGTGTTATGCAAACAAGCCTTAATACTGAAGAGTGGGGCTGGCTAGTATGTCCTACTTACTCAGTCATGGTGCCTTTTATGTGATGTCAAAATTTTAAGCTGTAGAGTCTAAAGTAATGTGTGGTTGTGATCTGGGAGCATGAGCTGATAATTGTGCTTCACTGATTCCTGACATACTTTTAAATTTGAATGAACTGTTAACTACTTGTAGTCCACTGCTAATTTAAATGCACTAGGCTTACTTCTTCTATCTTGTTTCTATTTTGAACTTTAGTTAGGATCttgttcattttaaaattttgattttagatAACAATATAACATCAGTTTGACAtcttattttattgctttttcattTGAATAGGAAATACTTGGAAGAGCCATGTGTTTGGGTGGAATCAAACAATACTACCCTCAACATACTCGCATCACATGCTGAGATTGGTCTGGGATTCCTGCTGATCATCTCGCTGTTCTCGTTAGTTTTCTAAGCTTTtccttaattatttttactgatttTCCTCTGCTAAATGTTCCTTATCTGTGAAGACTAGTTTGCTTTGTTTTTAACCCTTGTTTTGAACAACACATGCAGGTGGCAGCGCAATATAATACAGACATTTATGTACTGGCAGGTTTGTCTTATTTCTGTTTAAATCTCTTTGTTCATGCATCAATTAGCACCCAAAAGGTAAGGTAGATAGTGGAATACATTTTCACGCAGAATCAAGATACTTCTTTTTCATGGCTGTTTATATTGCAAtatggtaattttttttaatttatgaaaaccCAAAAAGaatgtttaatttattagaaaGATGTAATTTTTGCAATCTAGTAATATACTTCTCCAACTTTTGCTAGCAAGTATTCCGTAGAACCCAGCCTGCAACACAATCAAATGAATAAAAAGTAATGGCTTTTATTTTTCTGTCTTGCTTCCTGTAGCTTTTGAAGCTCATGTATCAAGCTCCTGTTACCTCTGCTTATCATCGGAATGTATGGGCTACAATTGGGAGGACGTTTATCCCGTTTATCCACCGCTATGCACCATTCCTGGATGGTCCAATCTCCGCAGTCCAAAGATGGTGGTTCAGGTAGATCCTTGGGAAACTGGAAGATTCAAAGACaataatattatttgaaaatTTCGTAGAAACACCTTATACAAGTGACTTCATATGAAGGCCCAAGTAGCCATTTTGACATCTATAATCTTGAAAGAGAAAGTGATTTCATATGAACGATCAAAGTAGGCATTTTGGTCACAGTAAGTACAGAGAACTGGAAATAGTTCTTACGGGTTGAATAAGGGTCTAACACTGAATGACCAATTTCATTTGCATTAGTGCTTGGTTTAATCCATACAGTTCTTTTATGATGGTGATCACATGATTGTATTTCTGTTTTTTCATGAGAAATAGGAAGGATAAGTGGTTACAATTGAAGTTGCAACTTTGGTAAATTAGTTAAAGCTGAGGCTCAATGCCAGTCTTAGTCTTATTTGCGTGTGTTTACTACAAATCGCTGTTGATTggatttttttccccttttttttacaGTTTGTATTTACGTGAGATATAATCACCTCATCAGCTTAGTTTTTGTATCgtgaaaattttgccctcaaaacaGGAAGACTTATGCCTACTAGAAAATGAGTATAGATCAACACTTGTATATTATTTGGACTTTAGAGAATAGAAGATCAATATCTGAAAATAGGTTTATTCATTGCCCTTCCTACCTATGTTTATTAATTGATAAGTTGTAATCTTTATCGATTAAATCCCCAAAATATTTTCTGAAGCCAATTAATCACAAGGGTGAAACGATTATTATTGTTTATTTCACATTTCACAATAGATACTAATCCTCATCcattccttttttttcttctccaacGGTTTTCGGGTATTTTGTCAATCCAATTTGTCACTTGAAATTTGAATGGTTCAAATCCTTAGTTCTTACGTTCctctgttttattttatttaccggCAAGAGATTTGCCTTGCTTCTACTAAGATCTGGATAGTGTAGACAATTTCATCGattaacaaaaagataaaataaaataaaataaaattttattattagatCCAAATTACTAATATTatgaaattaacaattaattgtgtttcaagtaaagtattatttttgtccccaacatttggaGTAAGTCCTAaatttgtccctaacgtttcattcgtcctatttttgtccccaacgttccAAAATTGATTCAATGTTACCCCACCGTTAATTCCACTCACGGAACACTAACGGAGATGCCTACGTAGACGCGAGACGTTAGTAATCCCAAACGTGTGTATTGATGCGGGATTCACTTCGTGCGTAATGTTTTCTTTCACCATAGGAAACGCTTGCATAAGGAAAACGAAACACTTCACATTCCACCCACACTGCCTGAACCCTATCGATTATTTCTCCTCTGTTCTTCGCGCTCGAGTACAAAGGAAAAAGACGGATTGAAGCGACTTGGTGCTTTGGTGTTCCCTACACACGAGAGCTTTGCCCCGTCTTGGTGGTACTGAAAACTTTGAAACGGCACAGAGCGAAAAGGTATATGCAATGTATGTTTGATTTTCGTTTGACTGGAATAGTTCATGCAAGTAAAGATGTTAATGCATAAGGTTTCTGCGATTGCAATGTTATTGCTGTTAGGGTTTGGGGTTGTTGATGTAAGTAGAATCTTTTGAACCTGTGTTTCTGCCCTGCACATTGATTACCGTTGTTTTATGGTTTGTGTAATAGGAACAGTAACGGAAGAGATGAGtcattttagtgttaaaatttatCACCAGGGGTTGTTTCGGCTTGAAGGAGGTAGTGTTAGGTATTTGGGTGGGGAGACGTCCATTGTAGACTATTGTGATGAGGATGAATGGAGTTTGATTGAGGTGTATGAAATAGTGAGTAGACAGGGGTATTTGAAGAAGGATATTGCTGCGATGTGGTATAAAGCTGTGAATGCTGGGTTAGAGGAAGGATTGACCATGCTTAAAAACGACAAAGATGCAATGGATATGGCAAGAATTGGGGTAAAGGATGACATGGTTGAGGTTTATGTTGTTCACAAGACAAGTGAGGTGGGAGAAATTGTGCAACATGGACAAATTACTGCTCCTGCTGAAGAAGGTGATCAAGCTGGGCCTGGCCTAATTATTGTGTATGAAGGCCCTGGTGTTGGGTCAAAGGCAGCTACTGATGGGCCTACTGATGGGCCTATTGAAGTAGAAGAGGTTGGGTCTATGAGTGAGGGATCATGTGAGGTTGTTAAGAGTGATGATGCTGTTGAAGAAAAGGAGGAGGGGAGTGAGACATCTGAAGATGATGACTATGAACCCA harbors:
- the LOC112744716 gene encoding uncharacterized protein, encoding MGDEAQRAKREAAASYDYDGDSRWADYWANVLIPPNMASRPDVINHFKHKFYQRYIDPDLVVEPMSSTSSSRSSSTTSSSTTSSNTGVRSRSNSGRSSGSGTYATQAPNAAPLRWDRQTVQFSVNAWVFVVAVLSLIPLVPGHLSNRAYRLSFLGTTCSSLFSLYSLYGKPTAWNLQGLQIYFQTIIATKDFITFVYCLSFVTSHLCLKLALIPIICRALEHVAKFLRRNFSRSTLYRKYLEEPCVWVESNNTTLNILASHAEIGLGFLLIISLFSWQRNIIQTFMYWQLLKLMYQAPVTSAYHRNVWATIGRTFIPFIHRYAPFLDGPISAVQRWWFR